A stretch of the Panthera uncia isolate 11264 chromosome D1, Puncia_PCG_1.0, whole genome shotgun sequence genome encodes the following:
- the SLC35F2 gene encoding solute carrier family 35 member F2 isoform X1: MLSLCICGTAITSQYLAEIYRVNTPMLQSFINYCLLLLFYTVMLAFQSGSDNLLHILKRKWWKYVLLGLADVEANYLIVRAYQYTTLTSVQLLDCFGIPVLMALSWFVLYARYRVIHLIAVAVCLLGVGTMVGADILAGREDNSGSDVLIGDILVLLGASLYAVSNVCEEYIVKKLSRQEFLGMVGLFGTIISGIQLSIVECKDIASIQWDWKIVFGALPPVLHRHHGGVRPLLLYPHAHSRAGREQRAAHHQHRNRQPRTEARGEPAGDPLGRLVAGQEGAHTPEASWEAGSRRRGQAEPAEHRGDTWKIGRWGVSPVALDWIQWLNFTKEYKIMYQK, translated from the exons ATGTTGTCCTTGTGTATATGCGGGACGGCCATTACCAGCCAGTACCTGGCAGAAATATACAGAGTCAACACGCCCATGCTTCAGAGCTTTATCAACTATTGCCTGCTGCTTCTGTTTTATACGGTGATGCTGGCATTCCAGTCAG GTAGTGATAACCTTCTGCACATCTTGAAGAGAAAATGGTGGAAGTACGTCCTGCTTGGACTAGCGGACGTGGAAGCCAATTACCTGATTGTCAGAGCGTACCAGTATACGACTCTAACCAGTGTCCAG CTTTTGGACTGCTTTGGGATTCCTGTGTTGATGGCGCTCTCGTGGTTTGTTCTTTATGCAAGATACAGAGTGATCCACTTGATTGCTGTAGCTGTCTGTCTGCTGGGCGTGGGGACGATGGTCGGTGCTGACATACTCGCAGGGAGAGAAGACAATTCAG GTAGTGACGTGCTGATTGGTGACATCTTGGTCCTTCTTGGAGCTTCTCTCTATGCTGTTTCTAATGTGTGTGAAGAGTATATCGTGAAGAAGCTGAGCAGGCAGGAGTTTTTAGGAATGGTGGGCCTATTTGGAACCATTATCAGTGGCATACAGCT ATCGATCGTTGAATGTAAGGATATTGCCAGCATTCAGTGGGACTGGAAAATCG TTTTCGGGGCTCTACCTCCTGTCCTTCACCGTCATCATGGTGGGGTTCGTCCTCTACTGCTCTACCCCCACGCGCACAGCCGAGCCGGCAGAGAGCAGCGTGCCGCCCATCACCAGCATCGGAATCGACAACCTAGGACTGAAGCTCGAGGAGAACCTGCAGGAGACCCCCTCGGCCGCCTTGTAGCTGGACAAGAAGGGGCGCACACGCCTGAGGCTTCCTGGGAAGCCGGGAGCCGTCGCCGGGGGCAAGCAGAGCCCGCTGAGCACCGAGGGGACACTTGGAAAATTGGTAGGTGGGGAGTGAGCCCCGTAGCATTGGACTGGATCCAGTGGTTAAATTTTACAAAGGAATACAAAATAATGTATCAAAAGTAG
- the SLC35F2 gene encoding solute carrier family 35 member F2 isoform X2 has translation MLSLCICGTAITSQYLAEIYRVNTPMLQSFINYCLLLLFYTVMLAFQSGSDNLLHILKRKWWKYVLLGLADVEANYLIVRAYQYTTLTSVQLLDCFGIPVLMALSWFVLYARYRVIHLIAVAVCLLGVGTMVGADILAGREDNSGSDVLIGDILVLLGASLYAVSNVCEEYIVKKLSRQEFLGMVGLFGTIISGIQLSIVECKDIASIQWDWKIALLFVAFALCMFCLYSFMPLVIQVTSATSVNLGILTADLYSLFFGLFLFGYKFSGLYLLSFTVIMVGFVLYCSTPTRTAEPAESSVPPITSIGIDNLGLKLEENLQETPSAAL, from the exons ATGTTGTCCTTGTGTATATGCGGGACGGCCATTACCAGCCAGTACCTGGCAGAAATATACAGAGTCAACACGCCCATGCTTCAGAGCTTTATCAACTATTGCCTGCTGCTTCTGTTTTATACGGTGATGCTGGCATTCCAGTCAG GTAGTGATAACCTTCTGCACATCTTGAAGAGAAAATGGTGGAAGTACGTCCTGCTTGGACTAGCGGACGTGGAAGCCAATTACCTGATTGTCAGAGCGTACCAGTATACGACTCTAACCAGTGTCCAG CTTTTGGACTGCTTTGGGATTCCTGTGTTGATGGCGCTCTCGTGGTTTGTTCTTTATGCAAGATACAGAGTGATCCACTTGATTGCTGTAGCTGTCTGTCTGCTGGGCGTGGGGACGATGGTCGGTGCTGACATACTCGCAGGGAGAGAAGACAATTCAG GTAGTGACGTGCTGATTGGTGACATCTTGGTCCTTCTTGGAGCTTCTCTCTATGCTGTTTCTAATGTGTGTGAAGAGTATATCGTGAAGAAGCTGAGCAGGCAGGAGTTTTTAGGAATGGTGGGCCTATTTGGAACCATTATCAGTGGCATACAGCT ATCGATCGTTGAATGTAAGGATATTGCCAGCATTCAGTGGGACTGGAAAATCG CCCTGCTGTTTGTGGCGTTTGCCCTCTGTATGTTTTGCCTGTACAGCTTTATGCCGCTGGTGATTCAGGTCACTAGTGCCACTTCTGTGAACTTGGGCATCCTGACAGCCGACCTCTACAGTCTTTTCTTTGGACTCTTTCTGTTTGGCTATAAG TTTTCGGGGCTCTACCTCCTGTCCTTCACCGTCATCATGGTGGGGTTCGTCCTCTACTGCTCTACCCCCACGCGCACAGCCGAGCCGGCAGAGAGCAGCGTGCCGCCCATCACCAGCATCGGAATCGACAACCTAGGACTGAAGCTCGAGGAGAACCTGCAGGAGACCCCCTCGGCCGCCTTGTAG